From the Insulibacter thermoxylanivorax genome, the window AAGCAGGATCTAGAGACGCTGCTCTGGCAATACAGCGATCTCGCCATCGATTTTATGAAGTGGATGGGACTCGTATCGCGCATCACCCAGACGAAGTTCCGCGACTTGATCATGTACGGCAAGCAGGGTGCATTGTGCTCAACCCTCATCCGTCTCGCTAACTCCTACGGTGTAGAGACACCTGAAGGGATTCTGATCAAACAGAAGCTGACCAATACCGATCTGGCTGATTATATCGGCGCTGCTCGTGAAAGTGTCAGCAGAATGCTGAGCGCCCTGAAGAAGGAGAACGCCGTAGATATGAAAGACGGCTATCTGCTCCTGAAGGATATCGATTACCTGAAGGACATCTGCCATTGCGAAACCTGCCCGAAGGAAATCTGTCGGATCTAACGCTGCCCGAGACGACAAAGATCAATCAGGAAATACTGGTTGACCTGATAATACGAATGATTGTTGATTCAAGGTGCGACGAAGCAGGACTGGCGTGTGAGACGATAGATTTTGTTGATTCAGCTGTGTTGAGGCAGTAACGGCGCGTGAGACGATAGTTATTGTCGACTCAGCCGCGATGAGACCTGGAACTGTGCGCGAACCGACAGATTCTGTCGGCTCAGCTGCCTCCAAACAGCACGACATACTTGAGACGACAGTTCCTGTTGACTCCGCCGCGTCGATACCAGAACTGCTCGCGAATCGACAGTTCCTGTCGGCTCAGCGATTGGCTGATGCCATCCACTCCGCGAGACGACATATATTATCGTCTCAGCACTATCCAAAAATAAGTAAGGGCCCTTGACGGGCCCTTTTTTATGTGCTTGCAGCAGATTATGAACGCGAGCGGATCTCCTGCCTCATGAAGATATAATACGACACGCCGAAGCAGATCAAGGTTGCGGCGATCATCGCGGTGAGCTGCGGCCAGCACACGAGCAAGCTCTGTACGAAGCTGAGCGGAGTATCCGGGATCATGAAGAATTGCTGTTCGCTGGCCAGGATCGACGAACCCAAGGTGTTCACTGTCGGATAAAGCAGCGTCTTCGTCACCTCGCTGAACAGATACGCCGGTGACAGACGGAGCAGGAACATCATCGTGCTCTCATAACTCAAGATCGACTCCACGGTGAGCTCACCCGGGGCCAAAGCATTGCCCAAAAGCTCGATGATCATGTTATAGAAGACGCTGAAGAACAGCCATACAGCGATGCCGGACAAGGCCGCTGTCGCAGGCTGCTTGAACAGCACCGAGAACAGGATCGACAGATTGAGCCAGAACGCAACATACACCAGGCTCATCAGCAGATAGGAGATGATCCTGAGGAATTCCTCGAAGGTCAGCTCGATGCCTGTGACGAGAATGCCGATCCCCATGACCAAGAGGCCAAGGGCGAAGAAGGCTGCGCCGATCACCAGAAGTGCCGCTGCGAACTTCGCATTGATCACGTAGTCGCGCGGCACGGGCTGGGCCAGGATGCGGCTTAGCGTTCCTTTGTTGCGCTCGGAGTTAATCGCATCGAAGCCAAGCCCGATCCCGAGCAGCGGCCCCAGGAAGGTGATGAAGGACATAAACGAAGGCACGGTGCCGTTCGAGATCGTGAACAGCCGCAGGAAGAGAAACTCGACTCGCGTGTCCGTCGCTGCCGCTGCCTTGGTGATACCGCTCAAAGCCGTATACAGCGAGCCGAGGCAGGTCAGCATGATGATCCCGATCAGGATGAAGAACCGCCAGCTGTGCAGGTAATCGGCGATTTCCTTGCGCACGATCACCCAGAACGGACGAGTGTTCATGACGCTTCACTCCCTTCGAAGTAACGCAAGTAGATCTCGTCCAGACCGAAGGTTTTCTGCTTCAAGGACAGCAGCTGTACCTTGTGATTGACTACCAATTCTGCGATCTGCGGCGAGATATCCGCATGCGCGCGCATGATCCACTCATCGCTCCCAGCGTCGTGCTGCAGCGAGATCGCATGCTCCAGCCCGCGGATCTCTTCGATCAGCGTATCCGGAGACTGCGACAGACGGAAGCGAATCTCGACCTTCTCGTCGGGGAACAGCTGGTTCGCCAGAGATTCCACATCGCCTTGAGCGAGCAGCTTGCCGCGGACGAACAGTCCTACCCTGTCGCAAACCTCCTGCACCTGGTGCAGCTGGTGAGAAGACAAGAGCACGGTGATCTTCTCCTGTCTGCTCAAACGGCGGATGAGCTGCATCAATTCCTTGATCCCTTCCGGGTCAAGCCCCAGGGTCGGCTCATCGAGGATGATCACTTCAGGCCGTTTGATCAACACATCGGCAAGACCCAAGCGCTGCCTCATCCCGCGCGAGTAGGTGC encodes:
- a CDS encoding ABC transporter permease, with the translated sequence MNTRPFWVIVRKEIADYLHSWRFFILIGIIMLTCLGSLYTALSGITKAAAATDTRVEFLFLRLFTISNGTVPSFMSFITFLGPLLGIGLGFDAINSERNKGTLSRILAQPVPRDYVINAKFAAALLVIGAAFFALGLLVMGIGILVTGIELTFEEFLRIISYLLMSLVYVAFWLNLSILFSVLFKQPATAALSGIAVWLFFSVFYNMIIELLGNALAPGELTVESILSYESTMMFLLRLSPAYLFSEVTKTLLYPTVNTLGSSILASEQQFFMIPDTPLSFVQSLLVCWPQLTAMIAATLICFGVSYYIFMRQEIRSRS
- a CDS encoding ABC transporter ATP-binding protein — encoded protein: MGSTMEDPVITLNGLTKRYGDLVAVDRLSLTIRRGEIFGLLGPNGAGKSTTILMMLGMTEPSEGSAVVCGVDPTRQPILVKKKVGYLADDVGFYDDMNAVENLMFTARLNGIPDEEGRKEADRLLEQVGLTEAKFKKVGTYSRGMRQRLGLADVLIKRPEVIILDEPTLGLDPEGIKELMQLIRRLSRQEKITVLLSSHQLHQVQEVCDRVGLFVRGKLLAQGDVESLANQLFPDEKVEIRFRLSQSPDTLIEEIRGLEHAISLQHDAGSDEWIMRAHADISPQIAELVVNHKVQLLSLKQKTFGLDEIYLRYFEGSEAS
- a CDS encoding Crp/Fnr family transcriptional regulator, whose product is MSLLIDNQETRANFCISPENMKRLQEIMIDQKVTKDSPLFWEHDAADKVYYIKKGKIKVTKNSNDGKVFILYVFREGDFVGQLDPYSDSTQQFNGIAIEDSVVGVIHKQDLETLLWQYSDLAIDFMKWMGLVSRITQTKFRDLIMYGKQGALCSTLIRLANSYGVETPEGILIKQKLTNTDLADYIGAARESVSRMLSALKKENAVDMKDGYLLLKDIDYLKDICHCETCPKEICRI